One Vigna unguiculata cultivar IT97K-499-35 chromosome 7, ASM411807v1, whole genome shotgun sequence genomic region harbors:
- the LOC114192622 gene encoding uncharacterized protein LOC114192622, which yields MKLSDVLIVSAGLIAAAAAFSYLQSGGKEREKKKVVPKKKSGKTEGFSHYVARQLGFQDAEEVPHLCSLVQDYLKRSEECDGRIYEYISHSNGENIDSLYIKLVDEIEKCILSYFSFNWNQAPSIINQALSVKSPPIRKLREIILAATRKIRFERVIMSLRVTRVFSTLVEEMKALQCNQEMVPANLPERSPVLLFLGGGMGAGKSTIREAILKEAFWSQIATNAVIVEADAFKEKDDIYKALNSTTVQLGRDHNEGLESAETVHEFSTRAASSLLVTALNEGRDVIMDSTLSWEPFVKQTITMARNVHRCKYRMGEGYKENEDGTVIENYWVEDEHGETPPTGESNTRQPYRIELVGVVCDSYIAIVRAIRRAIATGRAVRVNAQLKSHQRFARAFPKYCELVDNARLYFTNAIDHPPKLIGWKDGVEDLLVHPRDFKCMERIANLNVKADCIYNLYKEPNTVMESGSIWSEIILAPSRIEDQKELRKAIEKSEKYDG from the exons ATGAAGTTGTCAGATGTTCTAATTGTTTCCGCCGGTTTAATTGCCGCCGCTGCCGCTTTCTCGTACCTCCAGAGTGGTgggaaagaaagagagaagaagaaggtcGTTCCTAAGAAGAAATCTGGAAAAACAGAAGGCTTTTCTCACTATGTTG CAAGACAACTGGGATTTCAAGACGCGGAAGAAGTTCCACATTTATGCTCGTTGGTCCAAGACTATTTGAAAAGAAGCGAGGAGTGTGATGGGAGAATCTATGAGTATATTTCTCATTCCAACGGAGAAAACATAGATTCCCTATATATAAAGCTTgtagatgaaattgaaaaatgcaTCCTAAGCTATTTTTCATTCAACTGGAATCAAGCTCCATCTATTATTAATCAA GCTTTAAGCGTGAAGTCTCCCCCTATAAGAAAGCTGAGGGAAATTATCTTGGCAGCTACaag GAAAATACGGTTTGAAAGAGTTATTATGAGTTTGCGAGTAACCAGAGTATTCTCTACCTTAGTAGAAGAAATGAAAGCACTGCAGTGTAATCAAGAAATGGTGCCCGCGAACTTACCTGAGAGGAGTCCAGTATTGCTGTTTCTGGGAGGTGGCATGGGGGCTGGAAAAAGCACCATCCGTGAAGCCATCCTGAAGGA AGCATTCTGGTCACAAATAGCTACCAATGCTGTGATAGTTGAGGCAGAtgcttttaaagaaaaagatgacaTATATAAGGCTCTTAATTCCACCACCGTTCAGTTGGGTCGTGATCATAATGAGGGGCTGGAAAGTGCTGAAACG GTGCATGAGTTTTCTACCCGTGCTGCATCATCTCTCCTCGTGACAGCGCTAAATGAAGGTCGAGATGTAATCATGGATAGTACCTTGTCATGGGAACCATTTGTAAAACAGACCATTACTATGGCAAGAAATGTTCACAGATGCAAATATAGAATGGGGGAAGGCTATAAAGAGAATGAAGATGGGACTGTCATTGAGAATTATTGGGTTGAAGATGAACACGGGGAAACTCCTCCAACAGGAGAATCAAACACTCGACAACCTTACAGGATTGAGTTAGTGGGCGTGGTTTGTGATAGCTATATTGCTATAGTGAGAGCCATTAG GAGAGCTATTGCGACAGGAAGAGCAGTAAGGGTGAATGCGCAACTAAAATCTCATCAAAGATTTGCCCGTGCATTTCCAAAATATTGTGAGCTTGTCGATAATGCCAGGCTTTATTTTACAAATGCTATCGATCATCCACCAAag CTCATAGGATGGAAAGATGGTGTTGAAGATTTACTGGTGCATCCTCGAGATTTTAAATGCATGGAGAGGATAGCCAATTTGAATGTTAAGGCTGATTGCATCTATAACCTCTACAAGGAACCAAACACCGTCATGGAATCCGGTTCCATTTGGAGTGAAATAATTTTGGCACCTTCAAGAATAGAAGACCAAAAAGAATTGAGGAAGGCTATTGAGAAATCAGAGAAATATGATGGCTAA